Proteins from a genomic interval of Pseudomonas paeninsulae:
- the relA gene encoding GTP diphosphokinase: MVQVRAHQPINDDGSINLEAWLAHVLSVDPALEHDALLDACEFAREAEQQANAAQNLWSEGASSFRAGLEIAEILADLKLDQDSLIAAVIYRGVREGKVTLAAVEQRFGPVVTKLVDGVLRMAAISASLNPRDSLVLGSQAQVENLRRMLVAMVDDVRVALIKLAERTCAIRAVKHADDEKRERVAREVFDIYAPLAHRLGIGHIKWELEDLSFRYLEPEQYKQIAKLLHERRLDREQYINDVMGHLRLELEATGVKADISGRAKHIYSIWRKMQKKGLQFSQIYDVRAVRVLVPEVRDCYTALGIVHTLWRHIPREFDDYIANPKENGYRSLHTAVLGPEGKVLEVQIRTHAMHEEAELGVCAHWRYKGTDVKSGSNHYEEKISWLRQVLEWHEELGDIGGLADQLRVDIEPDRVYVFTPDGHAIDLPKNSTPLDFAYRVHTEIGHNCRGAKINGRIVPLSYSLQTGEQVEIITSKHGTPSRDWLNSNLGYVTTSRARAKIVHWFKLQDRDQNVAAGKAMLERELGRLALPHVDFEKLAEKANLKNAEDLFASLGAGDLRLAHLINLAQQLVEPERGSEQLELIPRKATGFKPSKRGDIQIQGVGNLLTQVAGCCKPLPGDPIVGYITLGRGVSIHRQDCASVLQLAGREPERIIQVNWGPVPVQTYPVDVVIRAYDRSGLLRDVTQVLLNEKLNVLAVNTHSNKEDNTATMSITVEIPGLDALGRLLGRISQLPNIIEARRHRAS; the protein is encoded by the coding sequence ATGGTTCAGGTTAGAGCGCACCAGCCGATCAACGATGACGGCAGCATCAACCTAGAGGCCTGGCTGGCCCATGTACTCAGCGTCGACCCGGCGCTGGAGCACGATGCCTTGCTCGACGCCTGCGAGTTCGCCCGCGAGGCCGAGCAGCAGGCTAACGCCGCACAGAATCTATGGTCGGAAGGTGCTTCCAGCTTCCGCGCCGGCCTCGAGATCGCGGAGATTCTCGCCGACCTCAAGCTCGATCAGGACTCCCTGATTGCCGCGGTCATCTACCGTGGCGTACGTGAGGGCAAGGTGACCCTGGCCGCGGTGGAGCAGCGCTTCGGCCCCGTGGTGACCAAGCTGGTCGACGGCGTGCTGCGCATGGCGGCGATCAGCGCCAGCCTCAATCCGCGCGACTCGCTGGTACTCGGCTCCCAGGCCCAGGTGGAAAACCTGCGCAGGATGTTGGTGGCGATGGTCGATGACGTGCGCGTGGCGCTGATCAAGCTGGCCGAACGGACCTGTGCAATCCGCGCGGTCAAGCATGCCGACGACGAGAAACGTGAGCGTGTGGCCCGCGAAGTCTTCGATATTTATGCGCCGCTGGCGCACCGTCTAGGCATCGGCCATATCAAGTGGGAGCTGGAAGACCTGTCCTTCCGCTATCTGGAGCCCGAGCAGTACAAGCAGATCGCCAAGCTGCTGCATGAGCGTCGGCTGGATCGTGAGCAGTACATCAATGATGTGATGGGCCACCTGCGCCTGGAGCTGGAAGCCACCGGGGTCAAGGCCGATATCAGCGGGCGGGCCAAGCACATCTATTCGATCTGGCGGAAAATGCAGAAAAAGGGCCTGCAATTCAGCCAGATCTATGACGTGCGTGCGGTCCGCGTGCTGGTGCCAGAGGTGCGCGATTGCTACACCGCGCTGGGCATCGTGCACACCCTCTGGCGGCACATTCCCAGGGAGTTCGACGACTACATCGCCAACCCCAAGGAAAACGGCTATCGCTCGTTGCACACTGCGGTACTCGGTCCGGAAGGCAAGGTGCTGGAGGTACAGATCCGTACTCACGCCATGCACGAGGAGGCCGAGCTGGGTGTCTGTGCGCATTGGCGCTACAAGGGCACCGATGTCAAATCCGGCTCCAACCATTACGAAGAGAAGATTTCCTGGTTGCGTCAGGTGCTCGAGTGGCACGAGGAACTGGGTGATATCGGTGGGCTGGCCGATCAGTTGCGCGTCGATATCGAGCCGGACCGGGTCTATGTGTTCACCCCGGACGGTCACGCCATCGACCTGCCGAAAAACTCTACGCCGCTGGATTTCGCCTACCGGGTGCACACCGAGATCGGCCATAACTGCCGTGGCGCGAAGATCAATGGACGTATCGTGCCGCTCAGCTACAGTCTGCAAACCGGTGAGCAGGTAGAAATCATTACCAGCAAGCACGGCACGCCAAGCCGTGACTGGCTGAACTCCAACCTGGGTTATGTCACCACCTCGCGGGCGCGGGCAAAGATTGTCCACTGGTTCAAGTTGCAGGACCGCGACCAGAACGTCGCCGCCGGCAAGGCCATGCTCGAGCGCGAGCTGGGCCGTCTGGCGCTGCCGCATGTGGACTTCGAGAAACTGGCCGAGAAGGCCAACCTGAAAAATGCCGAAGACCTGTTCGCCAGCCTCGGTGCCGGCGACCTGCGCCTGGCCCACCTGATCAATCTGGCGCAGCAGTTGGTCGAGCCGGAGCGCGGCAGCGAGCAGCTCGAGCTGATCCCGCGCAAGGCCACGGGCTTCAAGCCGAGCAAGCGCGGCGATATCCAGATCCAGGGAGTCGGCAACCTGCTGACGCAGGTGGCCGGGTGTTGCAAGCCGTTGCCGGGCGACCCGATCGTCGGCTACATCACCCTCGGTCGCGGGGTGAGCATCCACCGCCAGGATTGCGCCTCGGTGCTGCAACTGGCCGGGCGCGAACCGGAGCGGATCATTCAGGTCAATTGGGGGCCGGTGCCAGTACAGACCTACCCGGTGGATGTGGTCATTCGTGCGTATGACCGTTCCGGACTGCTGCGCGACGTCACCCAGGTGCTACTCAACGAGAAGCTCAACGTGCTGGCGGTCAACACCCACTCGAACAAGGAAGACAACACCGCAACGATGTCGATCACCGTCGAGATCCCTGGGCTGGACGCTCTGGGACGCTTGCTCGGGCGCATCTCGCAGTTGCCGAATATTATCGAGGCCCGCCGTCACCGGGCTTCCTGA
- the mazG gene encoding nucleoside triphosphate pyrophosphohydrolase: MYQLNDLLHLMARLRDPQHGCPWDLKQSYASIVPYTIEEAYEVADAIERGDFEHLPGELGDLLFQVVYYSQLAREEGRFEFAEVVDGITRKLIRRHPHVFVDGDLYGAPDTSKLKEAAVKQRWEELKAEERAEKAAAPEQLSLLDDVPNALPALSRAVKLQKRAAQVGFDWPEALPVVDKVREELDEVLEAMSENDPQAIAEEVGDLLFVVTNLARHLKVDPESALRAANGKFEQRFRFIEQALREAGRAMEDCDLEELDALWGEAKKLEKQQAAD, encoded by the coding sequence ATGTACCAACTCAACGACCTGTTGCACCTGATGGCCCGCCTGCGCGACCCGCAACACGGCTGCCCGTGGGATCTCAAGCAGTCCTACGCGAGCATCGTGCCCTACACCATCGAAGAGGCCTACGAAGTGGCGGACGCCATCGAGCGCGGCGACTTCGAGCATTTGCCGGGCGAGTTGGGCGATCTGCTGTTTCAGGTGGTGTATTACAGCCAGTTGGCACGGGAGGAGGGGCGTTTCGAGTTTGCCGAGGTGGTCGATGGCATCACCCGCAAGTTGATTCGTCGTCACCCCCATGTGTTTGTCGATGGCGATCTGTATGGCGCCCCCGACACATCCAAGCTTAAAGAGGCGGCGGTCAAGCAGCGCTGGGAAGAGCTCAAGGCCGAAGAGCGCGCCGAGAAGGCTGCCGCGCCCGAGCAGCTGTCGTTGCTCGACGATGTACCCAATGCCTTGCCGGCCCTGAGCCGTGCGGTCAAATTGCAGAAGCGCGCGGCCCAGGTCGGTTTCGACTGGCCCGAGGCCTTGCCGGTGGTGGACAAGGTGCGTGAAGAGCTGGATGAAGTGCTCGAGGCCATGAGCGAAAATGACCCGCAGGCAATTGCCGAGGAGGTCGGTGATTTGCTGTTCGTAGTGACCAATCTTGCCCGTCACCTCAAGGTCGACCCTGAGTCGGCGCTGCGTGCCGCCAACGGCAAGTTCGAGCAGCGCTTTCGTTTTATCGAACAGGCATTGCGCGAAGCAGGGCGAGCCATGGAAGATTGCGACCTGGAAGAACTGGATGCGCTCTGGGGCGAAGCCAAGAAGTTGGAAAAGCAACAAGCAGCCGACTAA
- a CDS encoding DUF2058 domain-containing protein, producing MAISLRDQLLKAGLVNEKQAKQVSKDKQKQQRLQHKGQVEKDESQKLAAQQAMAEKAARDQELNRQQQEKVEQKARAAQIKQLIEVSRLPKLTTEDYYNFVDDKKVKRLSVNKLMRDKLSSGSLAIVRSGGGYEVIPREAALKIQERDPQRVILLNTPTEAADADDPYAAYQVPDDLMW from the coding sequence ATGGCGATCTCACTACGCGATCAGTTGCTCAAAGCCGGACTGGTTAACGAAAAGCAGGCCAAGCAGGTTAGCAAGGATAAGCAGAAGCAGCAGCGACTGCAGCACAAGGGCCAGGTCGAGAAGGACGAGTCGCAAAAGCTCGCCGCTCAGCAGGCCATGGCCGAGAAGGCCGCGCGCGATCAGGAACTCAATCGTCAGCAACAGGAAAAGGTCGAGCAGAAGGCCCGTGCAGCGCAGATCAAGCAACTGATCGAAGTGTCTCGCCTGCCCAAACTGACCACCGAGGATTACTACAATTTCGTCGACGACAAGAAGGTCAAGCGCCTGTCGGTGAACAAGCTGATGCGCGACAAACTCAGTAGCGGCTCGCTGGCCATCGTGCGCAGCGGCGGCGGTTATGAAGTGATCCCGCGCGAGGCGGCCCTGAAAATTCAGGAACGTGATCCGCAGCGGGTGATCTTGCTCAATACCCCGACCGAAGCCGCGGATGCCGACGATCCATACGCCGCCTACCAGGTGCCGGATGATCTGATGTGGTAA
- a CDS encoding DUF3108 domain-containing protein: protein MRRALLFALALFSLPALASELTPFSASYTADWKQLPVSGTAERSLKALDNDRWQLSFEASMLVAGLSEQSTFRLDKTAFLPLTYRFERNGLGRGKKIEQDFDWAGKRVTGSDRGNPVSFPLNRGLQDKSTYQLALQHDVAAGKKSMSYQVVDGDEIETYDFRVLGEEVVRTKAGQIDAIKVERVRDPTQSSRKTILWFAKDWSYLLVRLHQVEKDGKEYQIMLKEGTVDGKAVEGRRD from the coding sequence ATGCGTCGCGCCTTACTGTTCGCCCTCGCCTTATTCAGCCTGCCGGCCCTGGCCAGCGAGTTGACGCCGTTCTCCGCCAGCTATACCGCCGACTGGAAACAACTGCCAGTCAGTGGCACTGCGGAGCGCAGCCTAAAAGCTCTGGACAACGACCGTTGGCAGCTCAGCTTCGAAGCCTCCATGCTGGTCGCCGGCCTCAGTGAACAGAGCACCTTCCGCCTGGACAAGACAGCCTTCCTGCCATTGACCTATCGCTTCGAACGCAATGGCCTGGGCAGAGGCAAGAAAATCGAACAGGACTTCGATTGGGCCGGCAAGCGCGTGACCGGCAGCGACCGCGGCAACCCGGTGAGCTTTCCGCTCAATCGCGGTCTGCAGGACAAATCGACCTATCAGCTGGCGCTGCAGCATGACGTTGCCGCCGGCAAGAAAAGCATGAGTTACCAGGTGGTCGACGGCGACGAAATCGAGACCTACGACTTCCGCGTCCTCGGCGAAGAAGTCGTGCGCACCAAAGCCGGGCAGATTGACGCGATCAAGGTCGAGCGTGTGCGCGATCCGACGCAAAGCAGCCGCAAAACCATACTCTGGTTCGCCAAGGACTGGAGCTACCTGCTGGTCCGCCTGCATCAGGTCGAAAAAGACGGCAAGGAATACCAGATCATGCTCAAGGAAGGCACGGTCGACGGCAAAGCGGTCGAAGGCCGACGCGACTGA
- the purN gene encoding phosphoribosylglycinamide formyltransferase produces MPTACNVVVLISGSGSNLQALIDSSQAGADSFKSSPLRIRAVISNRADAYGLERAKAAGIDTCVLDHKAFAGREAFDAALIEAIDAFEPQLVVLAGFMRILSSDFVRHYGGRLLNIHPSLLPKYKGLHTHQRALEAGDSEHGCSVHFVTEELDGGPLVVQAVIPVESHDSLTSLMQRVHEQEHLIYPLAVRWFAEGRLRLDAQGAMLDGQPLPNTGHLIRT; encoded by the coding sequence ATGCCGACTGCCTGCAATGTAGTGGTGCTGATCTCCGGCTCCGGCAGCAACCTGCAGGCGCTGATCGACAGCAGCCAGGCGGGCGCTGACTCTTTCAAAAGCAGCCCGCTGCGCATCCGCGCGGTGATTTCCAACCGCGCCGACGCCTATGGCCTGGAACGCGCGAAGGCTGCCGGTATCGATACCTGTGTGCTCGACCACAAAGCCTTTGCCGGCCGTGAAGCCTTCGATGCGGCACTGATCGAGGCCATCGACGCCTTCGAGCCGCAGCTGGTGGTGCTGGCCGGTTTCATGCGCATCCTCAGCAGCGACTTCGTCCGCCACTACGGCGGACGCCTGCTCAACATCCACCCCTCGCTGCTGCCCAAATACAAGGGCCTGCATACCCACCAGCGGGCACTCGAGGCGGGCGACAGCGAGCATGGCTGCAGCGTGCACTTCGTCACCGAGGAACTCGATGGTGGCCCTCTGGTCGTACAAGCAGTGATCCCGGTAGAGTCGCACGACTCACTCACCAGCCTGATGCAACGGGTACACGAGCAGGAACACCTGATCTACCCGCTGGCCGTGCGCTGGTTCGCCGAAGGCCGCTTGCGTCTGGATGCGCAAGGCGCAATGCTGGATGGCCAGCCACTGCCGAACACCGGTCACCTGATCCGCACCTAG
- the purM gene encoding phosphoribosylformylglycinamidine cyclo-ligase: MSKQPSISYKDAGVDIDAGEALVERIKSVAKRTARPEVMGGLGGFGALCEIPAGYKQPVLVSGTDGVGTKLRLALNLNRHDSIGQDLVAMCVNDLVVCGAEPLFFLDYYATGKLNVDVAATVVTGIGAGCELAGCSLVGGETAEMPGMYEGEDYDLAGFCVGVVEKAEIIDGSKVANGDALIALPSSGPHSNGYSLIRKIIEVAGADIETIQLDGKPLTDLLMAPTRIYVKPLLKLIKDTGAVKAMAHITGGGLLDNIPRVLPDGAQAVVDVASWTRPAVFDWLQEQGNVDETEMHRVLNCGVGMVICVAQDHVELTLKTLRDAGEQPWLIGQIAAAAEGAERVVLNNLKRH; this comes from the coding sequence ATGAGCAAGCAACCCTCCATCAGCTACAAGGACGCAGGTGTAGACATCGACGCAGGCGAAGCCCTGGTCGAACGCATCAAAAGCGTGGCCAAACGCACTGCGCGTCCAGAAGTCATGGGGGGCCTGGGCGGCTTCGGCGCTCTTTGCGAGATCCCGGCGGGTTACAAGCAACCGGTTCTGGTGTCCGGCACCGACGGCGTCGGCACCAAACTGCGCTTGGCGCTGAACCTCAATCGACACGACAGCATCGGCCAGGATCTGGTCGCCATGTGCGTCAACGACCTGGTGGTGTGTGGCGCCGAGCCGTTGTTCTTCCTCGATTACTACGCCACCGGCAAACTCAATGTCGACGTGGCCGCCACCGTGGTCACCGGCATCGGCGCCGGCTGCGAACTGGCCGGCTGCTCGCTGGTCGGTGGCGAAACCGCGGAAATGCCGGGCATGTACGAAGGTGAAGACTACGACCTGGCCGGTTTCTGTGTCGGCGTGGTGGAAAAAGCCGAGATCATCGACGGCTCCAAGGTCGCCAACGGCGACGCCCTGATCGCCCTGCCGTCCTCCGGCCCGCACTCCAATGGCTACTCGCTGATCCGCAAGATCATCGAAGTCGCTGGCGCCGATATCGAAACCATCCAGCTCGACGGCAAGCCACTGACCGACCTGTTGATGGCACCGACGCGCATCTACGTCAAACCGCTGCTCAAGCTGATCAAGGACACCGGCGCGGTCAAGGCCATGGCCCACATCACGGGCGGCGGCTTGCTCGACAACATCCCGCGCGTGCTGCCGGACGGCGCCCAGGCCGTGGTCGACGTGGCCAGCTGGACACGCCCGGCGGTATTCGACTGGCTGCAGGAACAAGGCAATGTCGATGAAACCGAGATGCACCGCGTGCTCAACTGCGGCGTCGGCATGGTTATCTGCGTGGCCCAGGATCACGTCGAACTCACCCTCAAGACCCTGCGCGATGCCGGCGAGCAGCCATGGCTGATCGGTCAGATTGCGGCTGCCGCCGAAGGCGCCGAGCGGGTCGTGCTGAACAACCTGAAGCGCCATTAA
- a CDS encoding DUF2066 domain-containing protein encodes MRLIARLLILSLPLFSLSSEAATVSDLYQVREPVASQQPEERDAALGRALQTLVLRLTGDPEAVKSPALAELRKDPQQIISQYGYAEDSLLVDFDPVSTDRSLRQAGLSLWGANRPALLAWWLNDASDGSSLVGDGQSSAAPLRQAAQHRGLPLRLPIADLSEQLLATAENLGAAEPEALRTASERYAADALLAVQAREDNGQWQAQWRLWLGDVREQGKAKGADQAALADAVLLMVSERLAQRYVVAPGAASSLTLEVQGADLARYAELQRILAPLAAQLLKVEGDRLIYRVKASAEQLRAQLALVQLQEVTDAPQPVDASPSPQQPTGEPAPQVLRRDDVLRFRW; translated from the coding sequence ATGCGCCTGATCGCTCGTCTGTTAATCCTCAGCCTGCCACTGTTCAGCCTGTCCAGCGAGGCGGCAACGGTGAGTGACCTGTACCAGGTGCGCGAGCCGGTTGCCAGCCAGCAGCCGGAGGAGCGTGACGCTGCCCTGGGTCGCGCCCTGCAGACCCTGGTGCTGCGCTTGACTGGTGACCCTGAGGCGGTGAAGAGCCCGGCGCTGGCCGAGTTGCGCAAGGATCCACAGCAGATCATCAGCCAGTATGGCTATGCCGAGGACAGCTTGCTGGTGGATTTCGATCCCGTCAGCACCGACCGCAGTCTGCGCCAAGCCGGGTTGTCGCTGTGGGGGGCCAATCGTCCGGCGCTTCTAGCCTGGTGGTTGAATGATGCCAGCGACGGTTCGAGCCTGGTCGGTGATGGCCAGAGTAGCGCCGCGCCGTTGCGTCAGGCGGCGCAACACCGTGGGCTGCCGCTACGCTTGCCGATCGCCGACTTGAGCGAGCAATTGCTGGCAACCGCCGAGAACCTTGGCGCGGCCGAGCCAGAGGCGCTGCGTACGGCGTCCGAGCGTTATGCCGCCGATGCCCTGCTGGCCGTGCAGGCGCGTGAAGATAACGGTCAGTGGCAGGCCCAATGGCGTCTGTGGTTGGGCGATGTGCGCGAGCAAGGCAAGGCCAAGGGCGCCGATCAAGCGGCATTGGCCGATGCGGTGCTGTTGATGGTGAGCGAGCGGCTGGCACAACGCTATGTGGTTGCACCGGGCGCTGCATCCAGCCTGACCCTGGAAGTGCAGGGCGCCGACCTGGCGCGCTATGCCGAGCTGCAGCGCATTCTCGCGCCCTTGGCTGCGCAGTTGCTCAAGGTCGAGGGTGACCGCCTGATCTATCGCGTCAAGGCCAGTGCCGAGCAGTTGCGCGCGCAGCTGGCGCTGGTGCAGTTGCAGGAAGTGACGGATGCCCCCCAGCCAGTTGATGCCAGCCCGTCGCCGCAACAGCCGACCGGCGAGCCGGCGCCTCAGGTGTTACGGCGTGACGATGTGCTGCGTTTTCGCTGGTAG
- a CDS encoding AI-2E family transporter, with protein MIDSRRWLWIAGLLLLGWLLYQLQPILSPFLIGVLLAYLGDPLVDRLERWKLSRTWGVIVVFALFSLILAILLLVLVPMLGKQLMRLYELAPQMLDWTQHQALPWVQAKLGLHSGFWRFDQLKAAFSEHLGQTTDILGMLLSKATASGLALLAWLVNLLLIPVVSFYLLRDWDLMVARLRGLLPRTREGLVVKLASECHEVLGAFLRGQLLVMLALGVMYAVGLMLIGLELGLLIGLLAGLASIVPYLGVVVGIGAALTAGLFQFGGDFYPLLAIAAVFSVGQMLEGMLLTPWLVGDRIGLHPVAVIFAIMAGGQLFGFTGVLLALPVAAVIMVLVRHAHDLYKLSDLYGEPPSASDEPPSPA; from the coding sequence ATGATTGATTCACGTCGCTGGCTATGGATAGCTGGGCTGCTCTTGCTCGGCTGGCTGCTGTATCAGTTGCAACCGATTCTCTCGCCGTTCCTGATTGGCGTGCTGTTGGCCTATCTGGGCGATCCGCTGGTCGATCGGCTCGAGCGCTGGAAGCTTTCGCGCACTTGGGGCGTGATCGTGGTCTTCGCTCTGTTCAGTCTGATCCTGGCGATTTTGCTGCTGGTGCTGGTGCCGATGCTCGGCAAACAATTGATGCGCCTCTACGAACTGGCCCCACAAATGCTCGACTGGACGCAGCACCAGGCGTTGCCTTGGGTGCAGGCCAAGTTGGGGCTACATAGCGGTTTCTGGCGTTTCGATCAGCTCAAGGCGGCATTTTCCGAGCACCTGGGTCAGACCACCGACATTCTCGGCATGCTGCTATCGAAGGCCACTGCCTCGGGCTTGGCCCTGCTGGCTTGGCTGGTCAATCTGCTGCTGATCCCGGTGGTCAGCTTTTATCTGCTGCGCGATTGGGACCTGATGGTCGCCAGATTGCGTGGCTTGTTGCCGCGCACCCGTGAAGGTCTGGTGGTGAAACTGGCCAGCGAGTGTCACGAAGTGCTCGGCGCCTTCCTGCGCGGGCAGCTGCTGGTGATGCTGGCGTTGGGGGTGATGTATGCCGTCGGCTTGATGCTGATCGGACTGGAACTGGGGCTGTTGATCGGTTTGTTGGCCGGCTTGGCCAGCATCGTGCCGTATCTGGGCGTGGTGGTGGGGATCGGCGCGGCATTGACCGCCGGCCTGTTCCAGTTCGGTGGCGATTTCTATCCATTGCTGGCGATTGCCGCCGTGTTCAGCGTCGGCCAGATGCTCGAAGGTATGTTGCTGACGCCCTGGCTGGTCGGCGACCGCATTGGCTTGCATCCAGTGGCGGTGATCTTCGCGATCATGGCCGGCGGACAGCTGTTCGGCTTCACTGGCGTGCTCCTGGCCCTGCCGGTGGCCGCGGTGATTATGGTTTTAGTGCGCCATGCACATGATTTGTATAAACTTTCCGATCTTTATGGGGAACCCCCCAGCGCTTCAGACGAGCCGCCCAGCCCTGCATGA
- the hda gene encoding DnaA regulatory inactivator Hda: MRPIQLPLGVRLRDDATFANYYPGANAAALGYVERLCEADAGWAESLIYLWGGAGVGRTHLLQAACLRFEQLGEPAVYLPLAELVEHGPNMLDNLEQFELVCLDDLDAVAGLSEWEEALFHLFNRLRDSGRRLLLAASSSPRELPVKLADLQSRLTLALVFQLQSLSDEDKLRALQLRASRRGLHLSDEVGRFILTRGERSMSALFELLERLDQASLQAQRKLTIPFLKEILGW, encoded by the coding sequence ATGAGACCCATTCAACTACCTTTAGGCGTGCGTCTGCGTGATGACGCCACCTTTGCCAACTACTATCCCGGTGCCAATGCCGCGGCGCTTGGCTACGTCGAGCGCCTGTGCGAGGCGGATGCTGGCTGGGCGGAAAGCCTGATCTACCTCTGGGGCGGTGCGGGGGTGGGCCGTACCCACCTGCTCCAGGCGGCCTGTCTGCGTTTCGAGCAGCTCGGCGAGCCCGCGGTTTATCTGCCGCTGGCTGAGTTGGTAGAGCACGGCCCGAATATGCTGGACAACCTGGAACAGTTCGAACTGGTCTGCCTCGATGACCTGGATGCCGTTGCCGGGCTTAGCGAGTGGGAAGAAGCCCTGTTTCACCTGTTCAACCGCTTGCGCGACAGCGGCCGGCGTTTGCTTCTGGCCGCCAGTAGTTCGCCGCGCGAGCTGCCGGTCAAGCTGGCCGACCTGCAGTCGCGCCTGACCTTGGCGCTGGTCTTCCAGTTGCAGTCACTGTCCGATGAAGACAAGTTGCGCGCCCTGCAGCTGCGCGCATCGCGCCGCGGCCTGCACCTCAGTGATGAAGTCGGCCGCTTTATCCTGACGCGGGGCGAGCGCAGCATGAGCGCGTTGTTCGAGTTGCTCGAGCGATTGGATCAGGCCTCCCTGCAAGCCCAGCGCAAGCTGACCATTCCCTTTCTTAAAGAAATTCTGGGCTGGTAG
- a CDS encoding DUF2069 domain-containing protein, with protein sequence MAKTPKPLPSLDWLKPRMAVSRAISLLSFMALAVLLLVWNLMFAEIPDKLLWVILAFQLAPLLLLAPGLILGNARAHAWTCFVVNLYFIQGVLAAFDPSKALFGWAQTLLSVCLFCAALMYTRWCFQYDRKLAGEN encoded by the coding sequence GTGGCTAAAACCCCCAAACCCCTGCCGTCACTCGACTGGCTAAAGCCGCGCATGGCCGTCAGCCGCGCCATAAGCCTGCTGAGTTTCATGGCCCTGGCGGTGTTGCTGCTGGTATGGAACCTGATGTTCGCCGAGATACCGGACAAACTGCTGTGGGTGATCCTGGCCTTCCAGCTGGCGCCTTTGCTACTACTCGCCCCTGGCCTGATCCTCGGCAACGCCCGCGCCCACGCCTGGACCTGCTTCGTGGTCAATCTGTACTTCATTCAGGGGGTACTGGCCGCCTTCGATCCGTCCAAGGCACTGTTTGGCTGGGCGCAAACCCTGCTTAGTGTCTGCCTGTTCTGCGCCGCGCTGATGTATACCCGCTGGTGCTTCCAGTACGACCGCAAGCTCGCCGGAGAGAATTGA
- the wrbA gene encoding NAD(P)H:quinone oxidoreductase — MNAAYILVLYYSRHGATADMARQIARGVEMAGLEARLRTVPAISSECEAVAPQIPAEGALYASLDDLKNCAGLALGSPTRFGNMAAPLKYFLDGTSSLWLSGGLVDKPAGVFTSTASLHGGQETTLLSMMLPLLHHGMLITGLPYSESALLETRGGGTPYGPSHHAGADGKRALDEHEISLCRVLGQRLAQTAMKLETARG; from the coding sequence GTGAACGCAGCCTATATTCTGGTGCTGTATTACAGCCGCCACGGCGCCACTGCCGACATGGCCCGACAGATTGCCCGTGGCGTGGAAATGGCCGGCCTGGAGGCGCGCCTGCGCACGGTACCGGCAATCTCCAGCGAGTGTGAAGCGGTAGCCCCGCAGATTCCCGCCGAAGGCGCGCTGTACGCCAGCCTCGACGACCTGAAGAATTGCGCGGGCCTGGCCCTGGGCAGCCCGACACGTTTCGGCAATATGGCGGCGCCGCTGAAATACTTCCTCGACGGCACCAGCAGCCTGTGGCTGAGCGGCGGCCTGGTCGACAAACCAGCGGGCGTATTCACCTCCACTGCCAGCCTGCACGGCGGCCAGGAAACCACCCTACTGTCGATGATGCTGCCATTGCTGCACCACGGCATGCTGATTACCGGCCTGCCCTACAGTGAGTCCGCGCTGCTCGAGACCCGCGGCGGCGGCACGCCTTACGGCCCCAGCCACCATGCTGGCGCCGACGGCAAGCGCGCCCTCGACGAACATGAAATATCCCTCTGCCGCGTACTGGGTCAGCGCCTGGCGCAGACTGCGATGAAACTGGAGACAGCCCGTGGCTAA
- the arsC gene encoding arsenate reductase (glutaredoxin) (This arsenate reductase requires both glutathione and glutaredoxin to convert arsenate to arsenite, after which the efflux transporter formed by ArsA and ArsB can extrude the arsenite from the cell, providing resistance.), whose translation MTDLTLYHNPRCSKSRGALQLLEERGLTPTIVRYLETPPSAAQLNDLLGKLGIGARQLLRSGEDEYRTLNLADPGLSEAQLIEAMVAHPKLIERPILIVGSRAIIGRPPEKVLEILP comes from the coding sequence ATGACCGATCTGACGCTCTATCACAATCCTCGCTGCTCGAAATCCCGTGGCGCCCTGCAACTGCTCGAAGAGCGCGGCCTGACGCCGACCATCGTGCGTTACCTGGAAACCCCGCCCAGCGCCGCCCAATTAAACGACTTGCTCGGCAAACTCGGGATCGGCGCCCGGCAACTGCTGCGCAGCGGCGAAGACGAATACCGCACGCTGAACCTGGCCGACCCCGGCCTGAGCGAGGCGCAATTGATCGAGGCCATGGTCGCCCACCCGAAACTGATCGAGCGGCCGATCCTGATCGTCGGCAGCAGAGCGATAATCGGCCGGCCGCCGGAGAAAGTCCTGGAGATCCTGCCGTGA